In Candidatus Binataceae bacterium, a genomic segment contains:
- the leuS gene encoding leucine--tRNA ligase produces MDERYDPKKIEPRWQAEWDRTQLYLTREEPGRPKFYVLEMFPYPSGAGLSVGHLHNYVPCDVIGRYKRMAGFNVLHPMGWDAFGLPAENEAILRGSHPTETVPRYAANFKRQLTISGCAYDWTREINSSSPEYYKWTQYFFLMLLKRGLAYRAMGSQWWCDLCRTILANEQVVNGCCWRHTDNPVTKKDLEQWYIKITAYADRLLDDLDQIDWPEPIKLMQRNWIGRSEGAELAFPVPGHQGKEVRFFTTRPDTVFGVSFMVLAPEHPLVAEITTDSQRKAVDEYVTQARRQSEIERMSTVKEKSGVFTGAYARNVFTKKDIPIWIADYVLMGYGTGAIMAAPGQDQRDYEFAKKYGLEIPRVTAPLDGSELALDRAFTEYGVAINSGFLDGKPTAEALTEVAAYAERSGIGKATISYRMRDWLISRQRYWGCPIPIVYCKTDGIVPVPEDQLPVLLPPMKEYLPSGTGRSPLANVPEFVNTTCPKCGGPAERETDTLDGFACSSWYFIRFASPHESSVPFARHAVDYWLPVDLYVGGAEHAVMHLLYARMWTKVMFDSELINFQEPFPVLRNQGVVWAPDGQRMSKSKGNVVTPDSMIEKYGADALRLWELFMSPFDEATNWNENGVGDMQRYLVRVWNFVRKYVAAGSPEGAPSAETIKLAHQTIAKVTDLVERLRFNTALAAMMAHLNHLAKLAPDQMNRFLVESYLVMLAAMAPYITEEIWRELGHYKSIHLESWPKFDAALTREDAVTVVVQINGKVRDRLQVAVGASEEEVRDLAMKSEAVTRNLNGKPPKKFIYVKDKMLSIVA; encoded by the coding sequence ATGGACGAACGTTACGACCCTAAGAAGATCGAACCACGCTGGCAGGCGGAATGGGATCGCACGCAGCTTTACCTGACGCGCGAGGAGCCCGGGCGGCCCAAGTTCTACGTGCTCGAGATGTTCCCCTACCCTTCCGGTGCGGGCCTGTCCGTCGGCCATCTTCATAACTACGTGCCGTGCGACGTGATCGGGCGCTACAAGCGGATGGCTGGCTTCAACGTACTGCATCCGATGGGCTGGGACGCGTTCGGACTGCCGGCCGAAAACGAAGCGATCCTGCGCGGATCGCATCCGACGGAAACCGTTCCGCGTTACGCCGCCAACTTCAAGCGCCAGCTCACGATCTCGGGGTGCGCCTACGACTGGACGCGCGAGATCAACTCGTCGTCGCCCGAGTACTACAAGTGGACGCAGTATTTCTTCCTGATGCTCCTGAAACGCGGGCTCGCGTACCGCGCGATGGGCTCGCAATGGTGGTGCGATCTCTGCCGCACGATCCTCGCCAACGAGCAGGTCGTCAACGGATGCTGCTGGCGTCACACGGACAATCCCGTCACCAAGAAAGACCTCGAGCAGTGGTACATCAAGATCACTGCCTACGCCGATCGCCTGCTCGACGATCTGGATCAAATCGATTGGCCCGAGCCGATCAAGCTGATGCAGCGCAACTGGATCGGCCGCTCCGAAGGCGCGGAGCTTGCCTTCCCGGTTCCGGGGCATCAGGGCAAAGAAGTTCGCTTCTTCACTACTCGGCCCGATACCGTCTTCGGTGTATCGTTCATGGTCCTCGCTCCGGAGCATCCGTTAGTCGCCGAAATTACGACTGATAGTCAGCGCAAGGCGGTCGATGAATACGTCACGCAGGCGCGGCGGCAGAGCGAGATCGAGCGGATGTCGACCGTGAAAGAAAAGTCCGGAGTCTTCACGGGCGCATACGCGCGCAACGTATTCACCAAGAAAGACATCCCGATCTGGATCGCCGACTACGTGCTGATGGGTTACGGCACCGGCGCGATCATGGCGGCGCCCGGGCAGGATCAGCGCGACTACGAATTCGCCAAGAAGTACGGTCTCGAAATTCCACGCGTCACCGCTCCTCTCGATGGCAGCGAACTGGCGCTGGATCGTGCGTTTACCGAATACGGCGTCGCGATCAACTCGGGATTCCTCGATGGTAAGCCTACCGCTGAGGCGCTCACGGAAGTCGCCGCGTATGCTGAGCGCAGCGGTATCGGCAAAGCCACTATCAGTTATCGGATGCGCGACTGGCTGATTTCTCGGCAGCGCTACTGGGGATGCCCGATTCCGATCGTGTACTGCAAGACCGACGGTATCGTGCCGGTGCCCGAGGATCAGCTGCCCGTGCTGCTGCCTCCCATGAAGGAATACCTGCCGTCGGGGACGGGGCGCTCTCCGCTCGCGAACGTGCCCGAATTCGTCAACACGACGTGTCCCAAGTGCGGTGGTCCGGCCGAGCGCGAGACCGACACGCTCGACGGCTTCGCCTGTTCGTCGTGGTACTTCATCCGCTTCGCCTCGCCGCACGAATCGTCAGTGCCCTTCGCGCGGCACGCGGTTGACTACTGGCTACCTGTCGATCTCTATGTCGGCGGCGCCGAGCATGCCGTGATGCATCTGCTCTACGCGCGGATGTGGACCAAGGTGATGTTCGACTCCGAGCTCATCAACTTCCAGGAGCCATTCCCCGTGCTGCGCAACCAGGGCGTCGTGTGGGCGCCCGACGGCCAGCGGATGTCGAAGAGCAAGGGCAACGTCGTCACTCCCGACTCGATGATCGAGAAATATGGGGCAGACGCGCTGCGGCTCTGGGAGCTCTTCATGAGCCCGTTCGACGAGGCGACCAACTGGAACGAGAACGGCGTCGGCGACATGCAGCGCTACCTCGTGCGCGTGTGGAACTTTGTGCGCAAGTACGTCGCGGCGGGAAGCCCCGAAGGTGCGCCCTCGGCCGAGACGATCAAGCTCGCGCATCAGACGATCGCGAAGGTCACAGACCTGGTCGAGCGCCTGCGCTTCAACACCGCGCTCGCCGCGATGATGGCGCATCTGAATCATCTCGCGAAGCTCGCGCCCGATCAGATGAACCGCTTCCTCGTCGAGTCGTATCTCGTGATGCTCGCCGCGATGGCGCCGTATATCACCGAGGAAATCTGGCGCGAGCTGGGCCACTACAAATCGATTCATCTCGAATCGTGGCCGAAGTTCGACGCGGCACTGACGCGCGAGGACGCCGTCACCGTCGTCGTGCAAATCAACGGCAAAGTGCGCGATCGATTGCAGGTCGCGGTCGGCGCGAGCGAAGAAGAAGTGCGCGACCTCGCGATGAAGAGCGAGGCCGTGACGCGCAACCTCAACGGCAAGCCGCCCAAGAAGTTCATCTACGTGAAGGACAAGATGCTGAGCATCGTCGCGTAG
- a CDS encoding DegV family protein, whose product MSDSSVDLPAAEAARLGIEIAPLQVAFATEFFVDTKLPRAEFYRRLPGEPRLPVVAAAMPADFLAAYRRSHERAQNILCLINPFESCSTYTSAYSAAVVAKRDNQIGVDVLNTGRALTGLGAVCIEAAEMASRGATGAEVIAAIEDATPHIDSYYAPVTSEYLQRDGRISIYEMEVGSLRGMLPLIRIWGRVAVVGKARTQAENIEAMLRRAESELAGAEATVVVTHGDNARGAEDLAEAAKKRLKCRNLIVTELGPSAGAYCGPGTVGLGYCPSLMKLN is encoded by the coding sequence GTGAGTGACAGCAGCGTCGATCTTCCGGCCGCCGAGGCTGCGCGGCTCGGGATTGAGATCGCGCCGCTGCAGGTTGCGTTTGCGACCGAGTTCTTTGTCGATACGAAACTGCCGCGCGCGGAGTTCTACCGGCGTCTGCCGGGCGAGCCGCGCCTGCCTGTGGTCGCCGCTGCGATGCCGGCGGATTTTCTTGCCGCCTATCGCCGCTCGCACGAGCGCGCGCAGAACATTCTCTGTCTCATCAATCCATTCGAATCGTGCTCGACGTACACCTCGGCGTATTCGGCCGCGGTCGTCGCCAAGCGCGACAATCAGATCGGCGTTGATGTCCTCAATACCGGTCGCGCTCTGACTGGCCTCGGTGCGGTTTGTATCGAGGCCGCCGAGATGGCCTCGCGCGGCGCGACGGGCGCCGAAGTGATCGCCGCGATCGAGGACGCGACTCCGCATATCGACAGCTATTACGCGCCCGTTACGAGCGAGTACCTGCAGCGCGACGGCCGCATCTCGATTTACGAGATGGAAGTCGGCAGCCTGCGCGGGATGCTGCCGCTTATCCGCATATGGGGGCGAGTCGCCGTCGTCGGCAAGGCCAGGACACAGGCCGAGAATATCGAGGCGATGCTGAGGCGCGCCGAATCCGAGCTTGCCGGTGCCGAAGCCACTGTCGTCGTGACGCACGGCGATAACGCTCGCGGCGCCGAGGATCTTGCCGAAGCGGCGAAGAAGCGCCTCAAGTGCCGCAACCTGATTGTCACTGAGCTGGGTCCGTCCGCCGGCGCCTACTGTGGACCGGGGACCGTCGGCCTTGGATACTGTCCGAGTCTGATGAAGCTCAACTGA
- a CDS encoding enoyl-CoA hydratase/isomerase family protein, giving the protein MADEVLKVSRQQNYAVLTLNRPEKRNALNQPMIETLNRTLIELERDKEIRALLLRGEGASFCAGVDLKEVDEAAGGHNVASLEGTFGRLEKFPVPTIAAVQGAALAGGLELALHCDLRIASESARLGMTLGKVGLMVPYDFTRKLIEICGAANTAMILYSADLFDAEQGLKMGLVQQVVSDAKLADAATAMATKVAGNAPLSLRAMKATVRRCMSETFDAWHDDMLRMAREVRQSADAKEGVRAFLEKR; this is encoded by the coding sequence ATGGCCGACGAAGTGCTCAAAGTTTCACGCCAGCAGAACTACGCCGTGCTCACGCTCAATCGGCCCGAAAAGCGCAACGCGCTCAATCAGCCGATGATCGAGACGCTCAACCGCACTCTCATCGAACTCGAACGCGACAAGGAGATTCGCGCGCTGCTGCTGCGCGGCGAAGGCGCGAGCTTCTGCGCGGGCGTCGATCTCAAGGAAGTCGATGAAGCGGCGGGCGGTCACAATGTCGCGTCGCTCGAGGGCACGTTCGGCAGGCTCGAGAAATTCCCCGTTCCTACCATTGCGGCGGTGCAAGGCGCGGCGCTCGCGGGCGGCCTCGAGCTGGCGCTGCATTGCGATCTGCGTATCGCGTCGGAGAGCGCGCGCCTCGGCATGACGCTGGGCAAGGTCGGCCTGATGGTGCCGTACGATTTCACGCGCAAGCTCATCGAGATTTGCGGCGCGGCGAACACGGCGATGATTCTCTACTCGGCGGATCTCTTCGACGCCGAGCAGGGCTTGAAAATGGGCCTCGTACAGCAGGTGGTAAGCGACGCAAAGCTCGCCGATGCGGCGACGGCGATGGCGACAAAAGTCGCAGGCAATGCACCCCTCTCGCTGCGCGCGATGAAGGCCACGGTCCGCCGTTGCATGTCGGAGACATTCGACGCCTGGCACGACGACATGCTCAGGATGGCGCGCGAAGTGCGGCAGAGCGCTGACGCCAAAGAAGGCGTCCGCGCATTCCTCGAAAAGCGCAA